A DNA window from Malus domestica chromosome 12, GDT2T_hap1 contains the following coding sequences:
- the LOC114820223 gene encoding protein sym-1-like translates to MALNPASLTRKTPLLNRFVGSSRRPSLHSCTAYRIAANPVQIWGFRSTSVCQSHPHALHSHSFPLNSGIGVVLKDLGRSEMGFRQLGYDGFRLSVVSDGGSGGAGGDGGFGDGNYGGRGEGGANGEGGGGGRGENNWSFLSWYLDLLAKYPVATKALTSALLTLIGDMVCQLVIDKAPYLDLKRTFLFTLMGLVLVGPTLHFWYLYLSKLVTTPGASGAFLRLVLDQFLFAPIFIGVFLSTLMTLEGKPSQVVPKLQQEWFSAVLVNWQLWIPFQFLNFRFVPQQFQVLTANFIALTWNVILSFKAHKEVLQK, encoded by the exons ATGGCTCTAAACCCGGCATCCCTCACTCGTAAAACCCCGCTCCTAAACCGGTTCGTGGGTTCTTCTCGTAGACCTTCTTTGCATTCTTGTACTGCATATAGGATTGCAGCAAATCCAGTTCAGATATGGGGATTTAGGAGCACTTCTGTGTGCCAGTCTCACCCGCATGCTCTGCATTCTCACTCATTTCCCCTCAATTCCGGCATTGGAGTCGTGCTTAAGGACTTGGGTCGTTCTGAAATGGGTTTTAGGCAACTGGGCTATGACGGGTTTCGTCTTTCGGTTGTTTCCGATGGTGGGTCGGGTGGAGCTGGTGGAGACGGCGGCTTTGGTGATGGAAATTATGGCGGCAGAGGTGAAGGAGGTGCAAACGGTGAAGGTGGTGGCGGTGGTCGTGGTGAAAACAATTGGTCATTTCTTTCGTG GTATTTGGATCTTCTTGCAAAGTATCCAGTTGCAACAAAAGCTCTGACATCTGCTCTTTTAACTCTTATTGGGGATATGGTCTGCCAG CTTGTCATTGATAAAGCTCCGTACCTGGACCTGAAAAGAACGTTCTTGTTTACCCTGATGGGGCTGGTGTTAGTAGGTCCGACGTTGCATTTCTG GTATTTGTATCTAAGCAAACTGGTAACAACGCCTGGAGCATCAGGTGCATTCCTGCGCCTTGTACTTGATCAG TTTCTTTTTGCTCCTATATTCATTGGAGTTTTCTTATCAACATTGATGACGCTGGAGGGAAAACCTTCACAAGTCGTACCCAAGCTTCAACAG GAGTGGTTTTCTGCTGTGCTAGTTAATTGGCAACTGTGGATACCTTTCCAATTTCTCAACTTTCGGTTTGTCCCACAGCAATTCCAG gtccTTACTGCTAATTTTATAGCTTTGACATGGAATGTTATCCTCTCATTCAAAGCTCACAAAGAGGTTCTTCAAAAATAG